The Strix uralensis isolate ZFMK-TIS-50842 chromosome 16, bStrUra1, whole genome shotgun sequence genome has a window encoding:
- the AP5Z1 gene encoding AP-5 complex subunit zeta-1 isoform X2, whose translation MFTAAAESFLKQAREIQEEELRRFASRVAALLQGPELGPEAADCLQRLHLTIAATKYPRKLDGEFVELLQTVLCSSKCPEQIQVLCAAILREMSPCNDLILSCDEIQDTKLLSLVSSVLLAQGKKSEVSAVGQRIVNVLERRLPEGQSARYLLPVLSNVISLSPESLTEEQTNVVSKKMADWLRYASIQQGVAQPSGGFFSNPRTRQPGPVTEMDGAIATDFFTVLSVGQYYTQDQWLNVQAFSMLRNWLLCYGSKGLETPISGDKSGMDRSVTSMVSTTSTSSRLLPPKERLREKAFEYCQRLIEQSNRRPLKKDDGDLQKACLIEAVTIMDIICKQDSSYVYRTVSFLKILHGRICGDATYARVLMPIAQFFLNHSKMAAVDSDAIYRHLFTDIPAQLFHNPSLAFEFVQFCKDNSQLFTETSSIFRQSFPNLFKFLAWNSPPLISEFVDLLPFLLDASTAVEIFHLLLDLPCLTAALDVQLRSAALSTSERAASDPAVKPATCLEAFRHPLYKNMFQYLLRTKSAPEDAPERLIPLRQLLGSLASSPRVVQCAETVPVLLELFFRVVAEFADGPLINQLVVLLLQRSDQLYEIPAFKDDVYRVLSSQLVVLCKLRPALVVELSTEILEFSGTVSNIQNKEAIFTHMVWAIGEYMSVSYDKRCTVEQINRFFETLEAMLFEITQLRPLASTPSYAPRAISALMATLTKLAARSQDLIPRVSMFLSKMRTFVQSPAVTSVYCEEDLEEILIRATELMNLLKMPSVAQFVFTPPVDVASTRFQRETLLTLKSEALL comes from the exons ATGTTCACGGCGGCGGCCGAGAGCTTCCTCAAGCAGGCGAG gGAGATCCAGGAGGAGGAGCTGCGGAGATTCGCCTCCCGCGTCGCCGCCCTCCTGCAAGGCCCGGAGCTGGGCCCCGAGGCCGCCGACTGCCTCCAGAGGCTGCACCTCACCATCGCCGCCACCAAGTACCCCCGCAA GCTAGATGGCGAGTTTGTGGAACTGTTGCAGACAGTGCTGTGTTCATCCAAGTGCCCTGAGCAGATTCAGGTGTTATGTGCTGCCATCCTGAGAGAGATGTCACCTTGCAATGATCTGATCCTCTCCTGTGATGAGATTCAAGATACAAAGCTCTTGAGCCTGGTATCTTCTGTCCTTTTGGCTCAG ggaaagaaGTCTGAAGTGTCTGCTGTGGGGCAGCGAATTGTAAATGTCCTTGAAAGAAGACTGCCTGAGGGTCAGAGTGCTCGGTACCTTCTTCCTGTCCTGTCAAATGTCATCAGTCTTTCACCAGAATCTCTAACTGAAG AACAGACCAATGTAGTCAGTAAAAAGATGGCCGACTGGCTGAGGTATGCAAGTATTCAGCAAGGAGTTGCTCAACCCTCTGGAGGCTTCTTCTCCAATCCCAGAACCAGACAG CCTGGTCCTGTCACAGAGATGGATGGTGCCATTGCCACAGACTTCTTCACAGTGCTCTCAGTGGGTCAGTACTACACACAGGACCAGTGGCTCAACGTGCAAGCCTTCTCCATGCTGCGGAACTGGCTGCTGTGCTATGGCAGCAAGGGCTTGGAGACCCCTATTTCAG GTGACAAATCAGGAATGGACAGGTCTGTTACATCCATGGTCTCAACTACTTCCACATCTAGTCGCCTGCTTCCCCCAAAGGAGCGTCTGCGGGAGAAAGCCTTTGAGTACTGCCAGCGGCTTATTGAGCAAAGCAACCGGC GACCACTGAAGAAAGATGATGGAGACCTGCAGAAAGCT TGTCTCATTGAGGCGGTGACAATCATGGACATCATCTGCAAACAGGATTCCTCCTACGTGTACCGCACAGTCTCCTTCCTGAAAATCCTGCACGGCAGAATCTGTGGGGATGCCACTTACGCGAGGGTGCTAATGCCCATTGCCCAGTTCTTCCTGAACCACA GCAAAATGGCAGCTGTGGACTCCGATGCAATCTACAGACACTTGTTCACTGATATCCCGGCTCAGCTCTTCCACAACCCATCACTGGCCTTCGAATTTGTCCAGTTCTGCAAAGACAACAGCCAGCTCTTCACTGAGACCTCCAGTATATTCCGACAGAGCTTCCCAAATCTCTTCAAG TTCCTTGCGTGGAACAGCCCACCCCTTATCTCTGAGTTTGTGGACCTTCTCCCATTTCTGCTGGATGCAAGCACAGCCGTTGAGATCTTTCATTTGCTGCTTGATCTACCCTGTTTGACTGCAGCTCTGGATGTCCAGCTGAG GTCAGCTGCTCTTTCTACCTCCGAGAGGGCTGCCAGCGACCCAGCTGTGAAGCCAGCCACGTGTCTGGAAGCCTTTCGCCATCCCCTCTACAAGAACATGTTCCAGTATCTTCTCCGCACCAAGTCTGCTCCTGAGGATGCCCCGGAGAG GCTGATTCCACTTCGGCAGCTGCTGGGATCCCTGGCCAGCAGCCCAAGGGTTGTGCAGTGTGCGGAGACTGTCCCTGTCTTACTGGAACTCTTTTTCAGGGTGGTGGCAGAG TTTGCAGATGGGCCGCTGATAAAccagctggtggtgctgctgctgcagaggagtGACCAGCTCTATGAGATCCCAGCATTTAAAGATGACGTGTACAG GGTGCTGAGCTCGCAGCTGGTGGTGCTCTGCAAGCTGCGCCCTGCGCTCGTCGTGGAACTGTCCACAGAGATTTTGGAGTTCTCAGGAACAGTCAGCAACATCCAGAACAAGGAAGCCATCTTCACCCACATG GTCTGGGCTATTGGAGAGTACATGTCTGTGTCCTACGACAAGCGCTGCACTGTGGAGCAGATCAACCGGTTCTTTGAGACTCTAGAGGCCATGCTGTTCGAAATCACCCAGCTCCGGCCGCTGGCCAGCACCCCCAGCTACGCACCCCGCGCCATCAGTGCCCTTATGGCCACCTTGACCAAGCTGGCAGCTCGCAGCCAGGACTTGATCCCCAG AGTGTCCATGTTCCTGTCCAAGATGAGGACATTTGTGCAGAGCCCTGCTGTCACCTCTGTCTACTGCGAGGAGGACCTTGAGGAGATCCTTATCCGTGCAACTGAGCTCATGAACCTACTGAAAATGCCAAGCGTGGCTCAGTTCGTGTTCACACCACCCGTAGACGTGGCCAGTACGCGGTTCCAGAGAGAG ACACTGCTGACACTCAAGTCTGAGGCCCTGCTCTGA
- the AP5Z1 gene encoding AP-5 complex subunit zeta-1 isoform X1, translating to MFTAAAESFLKQAREIQEEELRRFASRVAALLQGPELGPEAADCLQRLHLTIAATKYPRKLDGEFVELLQTVLCSSKCPEQIQVLCAAILREMSPCNDLILSCDEIQDTKLLSLVSSVLLAQGKKSEVSAVGQRIVNVLERRLPEGQSARYLLPVLSNVISLSPESLTEEQTNVVSKKMADWLRYASIQQGVAQPSGGFFSNPRTRQPGPVTEMDGAIATDFFTVLSVGQYYTQDQWLNVQAFSMLRNWLLCYGSKGLETPISGDKSGMDRSVTSMVSTTSTSSRLLPPKERLREKAFEYCQRLIEQSNRRPLKKDDGDLQKACLIEAVTIMDIICKQDSSYVYRTVSFLKILHGRICGDATYARVLMPIAQFFLNHSKMAAVDSDAIYRHLFTDIPAQLFHNPSLAFEFVQFCKDNSQLFTETSSIFRQSFPNLFKFLAWNSPPLISEFVDLLPFLLDASTAVEIFHLLLDLPCLTAALDVQLRSAALSTSERAASDPAVKPATCLEAFRHPLYKNMFQYLLRTKSAPEDAPERLIPLRQLLGSLASSPRVVQCAETVPVLLELFFRVVAEFADGPLINQLVVLLLQRSDQLYEIPAFKDDVYRVLSSQLVVLCKLRPALVVELSTEILEFSGTVSNIQNKEAIFTHMVWAIGEYMSVSYDKRCTVEQINRFFETLEAMLFEITQLRPLASTPSYAPRAISALMATLTKLAARSQDLIPRVSMFLSKMRTFVQSPAVTSVYCEEDLEEILIRATELMNLLKMPSVAQFVFTPPVDVASTRFQREVNDSLPFALRIVTRLLEPTPGFMPG from the exons ATGTTCACGGCGGCGGCCGAGAGCTTCCTCAAGCAGGCGAG gGAGATCCAGGAGGAGGAGCTGCGGAGATTCGCCTCCCGCGTCGCCGCCCTCCTGCAAGGCCCGGAGCTGGGCCCCGAGGCCGCCGACTGCCTCCAGAGGCTGCACCTCACCATCGCCGCCACCAAGTACCCCCGCAA GCTAGATGGCGAGTTTGTGGAACTGTTGCAGACAGTGCTGTGTTCATCCAAGTGCCCTGAGCAGATTCAGGTGTTATGTGCTGCCATCCTGAGAGAGATGTCACCTTGCAATGATCTGATCCTCTCCTGTGATGAGATTCAAGATACAAAGCTCTTGAGCCTGGTATCTTCTGTCCTTTTGGCTCAG ggaaagaaGTCTGAAGTGTCTGCTGTGGGGCAGCGAATTGTAAATGTCCTTGAAAGAAGACTGCCTGAGGGTCAGAGTGCTCGGTACCTTCTTCCTGTCCTGTCAAATGTCATCAGTCTTTCACCAGAATCTCTAACTGAAG AACAGACCAATGTAGTCAGTAAAAAGATGGCCGACTGGCTGAGGTATGCAAGTATTCAGCAAGGAGTTGCTCAACCCTCTGGAGGCTTCTTCTCCAATCCCAGAACCAGACAG CCTGGTCCTGTCACAGAGATGGATGGTGCCATTGCCACAGACTTCTTCACAGTGCTCTCAGTGGGTCAGTACTACACACAGGACCAGTGGCTCAACGTGCAAGCCTTCTCCATGCTGCGGAACTGGCTGCTGTGCTATGGCAGCAAGGGCTTGGAGACCCCTATTTCAG GTGACAAATCAGGAATGGACAGGTCTGTTACATCCATGGTCTCAACTACTTCCACATCTAGTCGCCTGCTTCCCCCAAAGGAGCGTCTGCGGGAGAAAGCCTTTGAGTACTGCCAGCGGCTTATTGAGCAAAGCAACCGGC GACCACTGAAGAAAGATGATGGAGACCTGCAGAAAGCT TGTCTCATTGAGGCGGTGACAATCATGGACATCATCTGCAAACAGGATTCCTCCTACGTGTACCGCACAGTCTCCTTCCTGAAAATCCTGCACGGCAGAATCTGTGGGGATGCCACTTACGCGAGGGTGCTAATGCCCATTGCCCAGTTCTTCCTGAACCACA GCAAAATGGCAGCTGTGGACTCCGATGCAATCTACAGACACTTGTTCACTGATATCCCGGCTCAGCTCTTCCACAACCCATCACTGGCCTTCGAATTTGTCCAGTTCTGCAAAGACAACAGCCAGCTCTTCACTGAGACCTCCAGTATATTCCGACAGAGCTTCCCAAATCTCTTCAAG TTCCTTGCGTGGAACAGCCCACCCCTTATCTCTGAGTTTGTGGACCTTCTCCCATTTCTGCTGGATGCAAGCACAGCCGTTGAGATCTTTCATTTGCTGCTTGATCTACCCTGTTTGACTGCAGCTCTGGATGTCCAGCTGAG GTCAGCTGCTCTTTCTACCTCCGAGAGGGCTGCCAGCGACCCAGCTGTGAAGCCAGCCACGTGTCTGGAAGCCTTTCGCCATCCCCTCTACAAGAACATGTTCCAGTATCTTCTCCGCACCAAGTCTGCTCCTGAGGATGCCCCGGAGAG GCTGATTCCACTTCGGCAGCTGCTGGGATCCCTGGCCAGCAGCCCAAGGGTTGTGCAGTGTGCGGAGACTGTCCCTGTCTTACTGGAACTCTTTTTCAGGGTGGTGGCAGAG TTTGCAGATGGGCCGCTGATAAAccagctggtggtgctgctgctgcagaggagtGACCAGCTCTATGAGATCCCAGCATTTAAAGATGACGTGTACAG GGTGCTGAGCTCGCAGCTGGTGGTGCTCTGCAAGCTGCGCCCTGCGCTCGTCGTGGAACTGTCCACAGAGATTTTGGAGTTCTCAGGAACAGTCAGCAACATCCAGAACAAGGAAGCCATCTTCACCCACATG GTCTGGGCTATTGGAGAGTACATGTCTGTGTCCTACGACAAGCGCTGCACTGTGGAGCAGATCAACCGGTTCTTTGAGACTCTAGAGGCCATGCTGTTCGAAATCACCCAGCTCCGGCCGCTGGCCAGCACCCCCAGCTACGCACCCCGCGCCATCAGTGCCCTTATGGCCACCTTGACCAAGCTGGCAGCTCGCAGCCAGGACTTGATCCCCAG AGTGTCCATGTTCCTGTCCAAGATGAGGACATTTGTGCAGAGCCCTGCTGTCACCTCTGTCTACTGCGAGGAGGACCTTGAGGAGATCCTTATCCGTGCAACTGAGCTCATGAACCTACTGAAAATGCCAAGCGTGGCTCAGTTCGTGTTCACACCACCCGTAGACGTGGCCAGTACGCGGTTCCAGAGAGAGGTGAATGACTCCCTCCCTTTTGCCCTGAGGATAGTCACCCGTCTCCTCGAGCCAACTCCTGGCTTCATGCCGGGGTGA